The proteins below are encoded in one region of Micromonospora yangpuensis:
- the gatC gene encoding Asp-tRNA(Asn)/Glu-tRNA(Gln) amidotransferase subunit GatC, translating to MAAISREEVAHLARLSRLAVTEEELDTFAGQLDVILQAVAQVGEVAAADIPPTSHSVPLTNVLRDDVVVPGLTPAEALSGAPDAEQQRFRVPRILDEDVAS from the coding sequence ATGGCCGCCATCTCCCGCGAGGAGGTCGCGCACCTGGCGCGACTGTCGCGGCTCGCCGTGACGGAGGAGGAGCTGGACACCTTCGCCGGTCAGCTCGACGTGATCCTCCAGGCGGTCGCACAGGTCGGCGAGGTCGCCGCGGCGGACATCCCGCCGACCTCCCACTCGGTGCCGCTGACCAACGTGTTGCGCGACGACGTGGTGGTGCCCGGCCTGACCCCGGCCGAGGCGCTGTCGGGCGCGCCCGACGCCGAGCAGCAGCGGTTCCGGGTGCCCCGGATCCTGGACGAGGATGTGGCATCGTGA
- the gatB gene encoding Asp-tRNA(Asn)/Glu-tRNA(Gln) amidotransferase subunit GatB, which translates to MTTTLPAYDEVVARFEPVIGLETHVELGTNTKMFCGCPTDFGGEPNTRVCPVCLGLPGSLPVANKAAIEATIRIGLALNCSIAQWCRFARKNYFYPDMPKNFQISQYDEPLCVDGYLDVEVNGEIVRIGIERVHLEEDTGKTLHVGGATGRIHGATESLVDYNRAGIPLVEIVTKPVPGTGALAPEVAKAYVTELRDVLRSLGVSDVRMEEGSLRCDVNTSLNLPGQEWGTRTETKNVNSLRSVERAVRSEMLRQASVLDAGGRITQETRHFHEDTGDTTPGRSKETATDYRYFPEPDLVPLAPDAAWVAELKAALPELPRLHRRRLQEQWGLSDSDMQSVLNAGAVELIEATVAAGATPAAARKWWLGELSRRANETGTELADIGATPAQVAELQGLVDAGKLNDKLARTVLEGVVAGEGSPTEIMTNRGLEVVSDTGALTAAVDEAIAANPAIADKIRSGKVAAAGALVGAVMKTTRGQADAKTVRELVLARLGVS; encoded by the coding sequence ATGACCACGACACTGCCCGCGTACGACGAGGTCGTCGCCCGCTTCGAGCCGGTGATCGGCCTGGAGACCCACGTCGAGCTGGGCACGAACACCAAGATGTTCTGCGGCTGCCCGACCGACTTCGGCGGCGAGCCGAACACCCGGGTCTGCCCGGTCTGCCTCGGCCTGCCCGGCAGTCTGCCGGTGGCGAACAAGGCCGCGATCGAGGCGACCATCCGGATCGGCCTGGCGTTGAACTGCTCGATCGCCCAGTGGTGCCGGTTCGCCCGGAAGAACTACTTCTACCCGGACATGCCGAAGAACTTCCAGATCAGCCAGTACGACGAGCCGCTCTGCGTCGACGGTTACCTCGACGTCGAGGTGAACGGCGAGATCGTGCGGATCGGCATCGAGCGGGTGCACCTGGAGGAGGACACCGGCAAGACCCTGCACGTCGGCGGGGCCACCGGTCGGATCCACGGTGCCACCGAGTCGCTGGTGGACTACAACCGGGCCGGCATCCCGCTTGTCGAGATCGTCACCAAGCCGGTCCCTGGCACCGGTGCGCTCGCCCCCGAGGTGGCCAAGGCGTACGTCACCGAGCTGCGTGACGTGCTGCGCTCGCTGGGCGTCTCCGACGTACGGATGGAGGAAGGCTCGCTGCGCTGCGACGTGAACACCTCCCTCAACCTGCCCGGCCAGGAGTGGGGCACCCGGACCGAGACCAAGAACGTCAACTCGCTGCGGTCGGTGGAGCGGGCGGTCCGCTCGGAGATGCTGCGTCAGGCCTCGGTGCTCGACGCGGGCGGCCGGATCACCCAGGAGACCCGGCACTTCCACGAGGACACCGGGGACACCACGCCCGGCCGCTCCAAGGAGACCGCCACCGACTACCGGTACTTCCCGGAGCCGGACCTGGTCCCGCTCGCCCCGGACGCCGCCTGGGTGGCCGAGCTGAAGGCCGCCCTGCCGGAGCTGCCCCGGCTGCACCGCCGCCGGCTCCAGGAGCAGTGGGGGCTCTCCGACTCCGACATGCAGTCGGTGCTCAACGCCGGTGCCGTCGAGCTGATCGAGGCCACCGTCGCCGCCGGGGCCACCCCGGCCGCGGCCCGCAAGTGGTGGCTGGGCGAGCTGTCCCGCCGGGCCAACGAGACCGGTACCGAGCTTGCCGACATCGGGGCCACCCCGGCGCAGGTCGCCGAGCTGCAGGGGCTGGTCGACGCGGGCAAGCTCAACGACAAGCTGGCCCGTACCGTCCTGGAGGGCGTGGTGGCCGGCGAGGGTTCGCCGACGGAGATCATGACCAACCGGGGTCTGGAGGTGGTCTCCGACACCGGCGCGCTCACCGCCGCCGTGGACGAGGCGATCGCCGCCAACCCGGCCATCGCCGACAAGATCCGCAGCGGCAAGGTCGCCGCCGCGGGCGCGCTGGTCGGCGCGGTCATGAAGACCACCCGTGGTCAGGCCGACGCCAAGACCGTCCGCGAGCTGGTGCTGGCCCGGCTGGGCGTGAGCTGA
- a CDS encoding DUF4276 family protein encodes MRYLTSALVSEGRTDDQFLPRLLGRALTQLCYTAFEDAVEVADVQVLRDRKGPSSVQDVVNLVDENRAAFSLIFFHRDQGADADRVRREWVTPLRTLWGDRVEQMVAVVPVRETEAWLLADGDALRDALGVRGWTDETMGLPANPAHVERLGDPKRVLNDLMQRVSRSREDHYVQLGELVALDRLQQVPAYQRWWTDTRQALTTLGYRPA; translated from the coding sequence ATGCGGTATCTCACCTCCGCACTGGTCTCCGAGGGGCGCACCGACGACCAGTTTCTACCGAGGTTGCTGGGACGAGCGCTCACGCAACTCTGCTACACCGCTTTTGAGGACGCCGTCGAGGTCGCCGACGTGCAGGTGCTGAGGGACCGGAAGGGCCCCTCTTCGGTCCAAGACGTGGTCAATCTCGTCGACGAGAACCGGGCCGCCTTCTCGCTGATCTTCTTTCACCGGGACCAGGGGGCGGATGCCGACCGGGTGAGACGGGAGTGGGTAACACCGCTGCGGACTCTGTGGGGTGATCGGGTCGAGCAGATGGTCGCGGTGGTGCCGGTCCGTGAAACCGAGGCGTGGCTACTGGCTGACGGTGATGCCCTTCGCGACGCGCTCGGCGTGCGGGGCTGGACGGACGAGACGATGGGCCTACCCGCGAATCCCGCACACGTCGAGCGGTTGGGCGACCCGAAGCGGGTGCTGAATGACCTGATGCAGCGCGTGAGCCGGTCCAGAGAAGACCACTACGTGCAGTTGGGTGAACTCGTGGCGCTGGACCGTCTACAACAGGTTCCGGCCTATCAGCGGTGGTGGACCGACACGCGGCAGGCGCTGACGACCCTGGGCTACCGTCCCGCTTGA
- the gatA gene encoding Asp-tRNA(Asn)/Glu-tRNA(Gln) amidotransferase subunit GatA: protein MSDLTRMTATELAGLVADGQTSAVEVTQAHLDRIAAVDDRVCAFLHVDTEGALSAARAVDERRAAGEPLGPLAGVPVAVKDVLTTKGVPTTVGSKILEGWRPPYDATIVQRLREAGTVMLGKTNMDEFAMGSSTEYSAYGATRNPWDTDRIPGGSGGGSAAALAAYEAPLAIGSDTGGSIRQPGAVTGTVGAKPTYGGTSRYGLVAFSSSLDTPGPCARTVLDAALLHQVIGGHDPRDSTSIPQPVPDVVAAAKLGATGDLTGVKLGVVTEFSGDGAEPGVLAAFRESVDALAKLGAEIVEVSCPHFSYALPAYYLIAPSECSSNLARFDGVRFGLRVGDDGNRSLEEVMQLTREAGFGPEVKRRIMLGTYALSSGYYDAYYGQAQKVRTLITRDFTAAFERVDALISPTTPSVAFPLGARTADPYQMYLADLYTIPTNLYGGPGISVPCGLSDGLPVGFQIMAPTLADDRMYRVAAALESVVGTLTPPAL from the coding sequence GTGAGCGACCTGACCAGAATGACCGCGACCGAGCTGGCCGGGCTGGTCGCCGACGGGCAGACCTCCGCCGTCGAGGTCACCCAGGCCCACCTGGACCGCATCGCCGCGGTCGACGACCGGGTATGCGCCTTCCTGCACGTCGACACCGAGGGCGCGTTGTCGGCCGCGCGGGCGGTCGACGAGCGCCGGGCGGCCGGTGAGCCGCTGGGGCCGCTCGCGGGCGTACCGGTGGCGGTCAAGGACGTACTCACCACCAAGGGCGTGCCGACCACCGTCGGGTCGAAGATCCTGGAGGGCTGGCGTCCGCCGTACGACGCCACGATCGTGCAGCGGCTGCGCGAGGCCGGCACGGTGATGCTCGGCAAGACCAACATGGACGAGTTCGCGATGGGCTCCTCCACCGAGTACTCCGCCTACGGCGCGACCCGCAACCCGTGGGACACCGACCGGATCCCCGGCGGTTCCGGTGGGGGCAGCGCGGCGGCGCTGGCCGCGTACGAGGCTCCGCTGGCGATCGGCTCGGACACCGGCGGCTCGATCCGCCAGCCCGGCGCGGTCACCGGCACCGTCGGCGCGAAACCCACCTACGGCGGCACCTCCCGGTACGGCCTGGTGGCCTTCTCGTCCTCGCTGGACACCCCCGGCCCGTGTGCCCGTACGGTGCTGGACGCCGCGCTGCTGCACCAGGTGATCGGCGGCCACGACCCGCGCGACTCCACGAGCATTCCGCAGCCGGTGCCGGACGTGGTGGCGGCGGCGAAGCTCGGCGCGACCGGCGACCTGACCGGGGTGAAGCTGGGCGTGGTGACCGAGTTCTCCGGTGACGGTGCCGAGCCGGGCGTGCTGGCCGCGTTCCGGGAGTCGGTGGACGCGCTGGCCAAGCTGGGCGCGGAGATCGTCGAGGTGTCCTGCCCGCACTTCAGCTACGCGCTGCCGGCGTACTACCTGATCGCGCCGAGTGAGTGTTCCTCCAACCTGGCCCGGTTCGACGGCGTCCGGTTCGGCCTGCGGGTCGGCGACGACGGCAACCGGTCGCTGGAGGAGGTCATGCAGCTCACCCGGGAGGCCGGCTTCGGCCCCGAGGTCAAGCGGCGGATCATGCTCGGCACGTACGCGCTCTCCTCGGGCTACTACGACGCCTACTACGGGCAGGCGCAGAAGGTCCGTACGCTGATCACCCGGGACTTCACCGCGGCCTTCGAGCGGGTCGACGCGCTGATCTCGCCGACCACCCCGTCGGTGGCGTTCCCGCTCGGCGCGCGCACCGCCGACCCGTACCAGATGTACCTGGCCGACCTCTACACCATCCCGACCAACCTGTACGGCGGGCCGGGCATCTCGGTGCCGTGCGGGCTCTCCGACGGGCTCCCGGTCGGCTTCCAGATCATGGCCCCGACCCTGGCCGACGACCGGATGTACCGGGTCGCCGCCGCCCTGGAGTCGGTGGTCGGCACCCTCACCCCGCCGGCGCTGTAG
- a CDS encoding AAA family ATPase, translated as MLTRIEIDGFKSFRDFELNVPPFLVVIGRNAAGKSNLFDAIQFLSRLASDPVLEAAQHMRGDVVDLFHRPTEGPPFTTMAFAAEVLLDRSVTDAFGDTAEVHHSRLRYELEIELRSISPSGSQRPYVVREVVRRIRRADDKWMEHRNAEQRKRLGAYRPGADPLETETDDPGRPVFSIRQQGNQGRKRRLPASAATATVLSSLTTATDFPLLYALKREMQSWRLLHLDPSALRAPDSYDDPDNLAANGGHLANTLRRLADETGTDDRPDGVLNDLSADLAAVIPGVTRVRLSEDDARRQRQVMVVTRDEAPFSARVASDGTLRAIALLAALYDPRGAGLICFEEPENGIFPQRLAQFVRYLRNLVDRALNSPTDGAALTQLILSSHSPAILRALQPLDDREVAAVFMDVVSRVQRGHRPSRISRWRAIAGARQLTFDDALRSAVVSPSEIAEFEVQAELGT; from the coding sequence ATGTTGACGCGCATCGAGATCGACGGTTTCAAGTCGTTCCGAGACTTCGAGCTGAACGTCCCGCCCTTCCTCGTCGTGATCGGCCGTAACGCCGCAGGTAAGTCGAACCTCTTCGATGCGATCCAGTTCCTGAGCCGGCTGGCGAGTGATCCGGTCCTGGAGGCCGCCCAGCACATGCGGGGTGACGTCGTGGACCTGTTCCACCGGCCGACGGAGGGACCTCCGTTCACCACGATGGCCTTCGCGGCGGAGGTGTTGCTGGACAGATCGGTGACCGATGCGTTCGGCGACACCGCCGAGGTCCACCACTCCCGACTTCGGTACGAGCTGGAGATCGAGCTTCGATCCATCTCCCCGAGCGGTTCCCAGCGGCCGTACGTGGTCCGGGAGGTGGTCCGCCGTATCCGACGGGCGGACGACAAGTGGATGGAGCACCGGAACGCCGAGCAGCGGAAACGGTTGGGAGCCTACCGTCCGGGCGCAGACCCGTTGGAGACCGAGACAGACGACCCCGGCAGGCCGGTCTTCAGTATCAGACAGCAGGGAAACCAGGGGCGTAAGCGGAGACTTCCGGCGTCGGCCGCCACCGCGACCGTGCTGTCGAGCCTGACCACCGCGACCGATTTCCCGCTGCTCTACGCGCTCAAGCGGGAGATGCAGTCGTGGCGACTGTTGCACCTGGACCCGAGCGCGCTCCGTGCCCCGGACTCCTACGACGATCCGGACAACCTCGCCGCCAACGGTGGTCACCTCGCCAACACCCTTCGTAGGCTGGCGGACGAGACCGGGACCGACGACAGACCCGACGGAGTCCTCAACGATCTCTCCGCCGATCTGGCGGCCGTCATACCCGGCGTCACCCGGGTGCGGTTGAGTGAGGACGACGCCCGTCGGCAGCGGCAGGTCATGGTGGTGACCCGGGACGAAGCGCCGTTCTCCGCACGGGTCGCCTCGGATGGCACCCTCCGTGCCATTGCCCTGCTGGCGGCGCTCTACGATCCCCGAGGAGCAGGTCTGATCTGTTTCGAGGAGCCGGAGAACGGGATCTTCCCGCAGCGACTGGCCCAGTTCGTGCGCTACCTCCGGAATCTGGTCGACCGGGCGCTCAACAGCCCGACTGACGGTGCTGCGCTCACCCAGCTGATTCTAAGTAGTCACTCCCCGGCGATTCTTCGCGCGTTGCAACCATTGGACGATCGCGAAGTCGCTGCCGTTTTCATGGACGTGGTCAGCCGGGTGCAACGAGGACATCGGCCCAGCCGAATCTCCCGTTGGCGTGCCATCGCAGGCGCCCGGCAGCTCACCTTCGATGACGCGCTCAGGAGCGCCGTGGTAAGCCCGAGTGAGATCGCCGAGTTCGAGGTGCAGGCGGAGTTGGGCACCTGA